The window ttttattgcaGCTATAATAGTGCTAACTTACTGGATTGACTAGCAGTTGATGCACTGTGTGGTCGCCTGAGTCCCCCACTATCGCCTTGTAACCAAACTCTTTGTCCACGTCCTATGCCTTGTCTAACAATCTTCTCATCTCTGCCAGTCTCCTTGTCACCTCCGGAAAAATCCATTTTCTGCACAAAAGGTCAAGGAGAAAATTAGATCTAGCAAACTAGTTTCATATTTGACAGCTTTTCTTATTAAACATACTTTTGTATTCTATTTTACAGTTTATAATTTAGGTGAGTGAACTACGAATTGGTTGAATCCACCTGCGGCAATGTTTCGCGTTACATCAGTGGCACACTTATCGAGTCTTCTGTTTCTTAAAAAGATAATGAAGACAAGTCGAAACGATACCGCAGCTCCTCGTTTCGAAAGTTACACATCGGAATCGCGATTATCGCAACAAACCCGACTGCGTTCGGCGCAACGACGAACGAAATACCCAATACCTTTAGGATGTTTGGTTCAACACAGATCGGTCGAGGATCCTCGTCGAGTCGCGAGCAGATAGCGCAATTTCAAATTCTGTCTGTCACTTCCAACAACCGGTGAGAGAGTCCAAGGAATTCATCGGGGTCCGGTTACATACAAACATCGCAAACGTGAGCCCCATCGGCTACGTATTTCGCGCAGCGTCGCATCGCTTTTCACGTCGCTGTCGCTTTTACAATATCGAGCAATCAACGACGAGAAACGAGATAAATCGATGGATAAAATGCATGGACTTGGCCGTGAGAGCCGAAACTCGAATTCCTCGAAATCAAGCACGAAATTACGCGTAGATCAAAGGCGTGTAAACCAAAGAAGACGATCGCAGGCGTGTCGCATCTACACTGTAAAAATTCCATGGTCCGCAAGCGCATTTCGAAATGTAACTAAAAATCTACAGTTCACGTTGCGCGTTGCGTATTTCACGTGTGGACAAGTTCTGTGAATTCGAACGAGGGGCAGtacgaaatatttatgaattacttttaaaatgtttacatgaaataaaattaaaatcttttgaatatatttgttcAATCACCtttgtatacaaaaaatattttttaatacacaaaatatatatatatcgatatatatcgatatatcgttgtatatatatatttggtaTATTGTAAAAGAGAGAgtgatttttgtattattccaAAATCactacaaaaatttctataaaattcttaatatgtattttctaaaaataaattttatgaatttatgataaaaatgtttgtgtTGCGGAGGTGAGAAATAACTGAAGAATTTAGACATTATCGGATTCTGAAAAACTTTTCgccaacaaatattaataaaacaatattatcatAAGATATAGAAATTCTTGGAATTTCAAACAGATTAGGCTGGATCCCCATACAGCGGAATAGCGTAACGCGAAATGAAAGCAGAACCAATCACGAGCGTTTCGCAAGTTGGAAGCGTGCGGAACGCTCTCCAATGGGATTCCTCATCTCGTTCCTTCGTTCACAAATGCGCGCCTCGTTGCGAATGGCACCATGGCACTTCGATCGGACAAATATCTCGAGTGTCTTGTCTCGTTCTTTATGCCgtgattctttcttttctcgcaGGTGTTGTACGATATATACGTACGGATTCGACTGCATTCGATTCGAGAAGTGTTGTTGCTGACGCAAACGACCGTTTGTCGTTTAAGGGAGGCTAGAAATACTCTTTGCTCGGACATTGCAAGTCGCCCACGTGGTCGACTGATATGGAAAATCATCGGAAAAATTCTGACAAAAGGTTAATGAGAAAGCTAATCCTTTAAGTGACTATTTAGGTATAACCTAATCCGTTGGTTTGTACCTGATATCCCGAGGTATTTATCTCGCTCTGTTTCTCGCTCAGCTTCGACACCGATGACGACTCCGACTACGCTATGATACGGCAGATAAAGATGGAACCGGACACGATGTTTGCGACTTCCGAGGATGATATCATGGCGCAGCTGCAGCAGGACAGTTCTGATCTGGAGGTTGAGCCTAGCTTCGCGCTGGACGGCTCCCTGAACGGCGAGTACGGCAACGAGGGCGTGCTGATACAGCATATGGACATCAGGGAGCCCTTGTCCACGTTGAGGAGCCTCCTGGAGGACAGGCTCACCATAGATTTAAAGAATTACTCGTTTTGGTTACAAAACGCACAGGTGGTAAGCGATGAGATGTACAGAATGTCCTAGACTTCCTATGACGTAATTATTAACttcctaaaattatttttagaaatgaaaattttaataatcaaaatgttGAGATGTAATGATTTTTAAGAGAACCCAGATAGAAAgctaatgttattattattttaacattaaaaaaacatttttgatatttctacattaaaatgacaaagtttttatatatctcaaCTTAATTTATTGGAATAAATCTGGAATTTACAAGTTTTCACATTTGTTCTTAATAGTTGGAAAGTCACAAAAATCTGGTTGATCAGTGCGTTCAAGGGGAAGGGCTTGTTCAGATCAATGTACAAATAAAGCCGATGCAGAAACGTATCAATATAGTAGACGTTCTTAAGCCAGCGGATGATTTCTTTGAAGTTGTGGAGAATAATTGTATGTATGAAATACATTTCCAAAAATCAGAATGGTTTTACTGATAgataattgtttttgttatgGCATAGCACCAGTGCCTCCTGTTCAGGAAAATAAACGAAACGTCATAAAATGGATGATAGATCCGCTCTATAAAAAAGATCAGGTAATTAAAAcgctaatttattttacgtaaaaatcaTGTAGtgttgtaattgtaatttaatttttatttgtgaagCGCGTATACACCTTATGCGATTAGCATTTTATCTGGTAAATCAGTttcttttaaaagaaacaCGAATCTGATTTATTCCCACAAAACGTTTTGCTTCATGTGGGAATAGCttcatctatttaaaaaatgtatatattcatgatttaaaaatgagatagcagtttgtatctttttaattgCCTTTACTGAATTTATCCCTGAAGTTACAACTACGTAAAATGgaacattttgtataaattatttaaaatgcatatatgaattttttgggggAAAAAAGGAGCGATTGAAAATACCAAATGATCCAAGAGACTGGTCAGAAGCGCACGTGAAACATTGGCTGCAATGGGCTGTTAGACAATTCAACATAGTGTCGTTACGTTTAGCCGATTGGAATATAACTGGCGCGCAGCTGTGTAACCTTACGATGGAGGAATTCCATGCAAAAGTGCCTCTCGATCCAGGAGACGTGTTTTGGACGCATTTTGAACTTCTTAGGAAATGCAGATTCGTTGGTACGTTTATAATCCAGtaggcctattctgtaactcttaaCGACAGTGTTGATATCTTTATATTGTCGCGCAACTTTTTTGTCATGTGCGCAACGACAATATAACGATATCAACAGTCATTAAAAGTTACAGAATAAGCTTATTGGTAAAAGTAATTCGATGCTAATTCCAAGTtgcttttatgttttatttcgcttatttaattattaccgTTTGCTTTCAGCCGTTGTACAAAAGGATCCACCGGATTCGCCTAATGAAGATGTTACAGAAAAGTCCATTAAAGCTCGAAGTCAGAAAGTAACCAAACCGAGGACGGTAAATCAACAGTCGCGTGTAGTTAACATGCCACTGGAAAATGTCGATCCACTGGCAATAGCCGGTTCTAGTCGGGCAGTTAACAGCGGACAGATACAGCTGTGGCAGTTTTTGTTAGAACTGTTAACGGACAGGGAGCACAGAAGTAAGATTCAGTGGGTGGGAACTGAGGGAGAGTTCAAGCTTAATCAGCCGGAGGTAGTAGCAAAATTGTGGGGCGCTCGCAAAAATAAGCCGTCGATGAACTACGAGAAGCTGAGCCGGGCACTTCGATATTATTACGACGGCGACATGATCTCTAAAGTTCACGGTAAACGATTTGTCTACAAATTCGTATGCAACTTGAAGGAGTTGTTAGGCTATTCAGCAGCGGAGTTGAGTAAACTTGTTGATGATGGAAGGCGATATTTATGATgataaaatcacatttttttgatgataaaaccacattttattaataataaaataggttTTATTGTAAGCGTcacattattacttttaattaacataattatttactaataataCATTACAATCAGTCTTTTGTCTAACATGTTACCAATAGTACATTATAGTATTTCGTTAAGATATAatcacttttattcttttatcattgccgcgttatttctttattcattacaaatttctttgcatatttttttctaaatgagttcagcaattaatttttcaagtaatattttttacaaaacaaaaaacatttactgatactgatataataataaattttcggtaAATTACAGGTATTCATTAGATCATACAAGTATGcgtgaattataatgtaatattaaaacaacttgaaaattatgtacatacaaaCTATTATGAAGCATTTACGTATCAGAATGGATTTACGAACAAATAGTAttgtatacatttctttttgtttttgtataaaagaatCAAATATTCAAGAGTTAATTGTGGCTATGGTCAAGAACTAAaagtaatgtattatatagttttcattgttaaatatcGCGCCTCATCGATTTTAAGGAGCTTCTATATAAGAGAAAAACAGATAACGCAAagtttaaatatgtttaatctctatatcaatatatttttttattatattatataggtaaatgttaatatgtaaaattctaAGACCATTGAACAAAGTATACTATTTTATGAAATGCGCTTTAATAAAAACCATGAAAACGATATTGTAATCTTAAAGTTTTGGAATAAACTACAGTTCATGTgaaaaattgtcttttttttcataattttgtcatatacagaatattattCCTCATTTCattttgaaaagataaaattgaacTTAAACTTTagttaatgattaatttttaggATCGTTGTCGAAattctctattattttaaatatttttcatctcatagtaatgaacaaaaagaattactttttatagtaTTCAGTGACAAGAAAtgtcttattataataataattttatttttttctcgtattCTTTACGAGGAATAAGTGAATCTAAACTAGATtcgatagagaaagagaaatcgtaatataaatttcctttAAACGACGCGTTAAGGTCAAGTAAACGTTGGTTCTCTCAATCACACAGCAAAATACGGAGATACATaacgaagaaaagaaaagaaaaatatattcagaaTATACATGAATGCGGCGCGATGCAAGTTGTCGAAACGCGACGACGTTTGTATCTCTGTTGCTAGGACTGACTTTTGATCGGCAAAAGGCAGCACTCATCGCCAATACCAGAGAATCTAGCCTGTGAGATATCGGACGCGACGTCACAAGTTAGGGTCTCAGGGAACCGGCGACGCGGCAGGCTTTACAATCAGCCCGCCCGCCATTgccctttttttctctctttctctctcacacacatacacgcacgcatacacacatacacacacactcatTCTCACCACTCATGCCATCTTCATCTCACCCTCGCGCTCCGCGATCGTTCCGCCCTTTCTCTTTTGCAAGAGGATCTTATGCAAATTCACGGCTGTCCCGGACAGTGCGTCGCGAATTATTATCTCGAATTCTCTCGAAGAAAGCACGGCAACAAAGTGGAGGGGTTGGAAAACTGTTTCGTCGCGAGTTTCAAGCGAGTCGCGCAATTTGCCAAGGAAATTCTAGTCTGGCTCTCGAACGGAAGCCCAGCTGGATCCGCGAGATTTGCGCTTGGAGAAACGAGAAACGGAAGTGCCAATGAAGGGACAGAAACATATTTCTTGCGCTCGTTACGCAATTATAACGTTTCAAAGAGAGTGTACGCAAATGAACGTGTATCCCGAGACTTCTCGAGAAAGGGCTTCTCTAGTACcccggtattcatagttggCTCTTACACTTAGGACCGTCTTAAGTACCGTTATGAATTAATCATAAAACCGTAGCACATTAAG of the Monomorium pharaonis isolate MP-MQ-018 chromosome 11, ASM1337386v2, whole genome shotgun sequence genome contains:
- the LOC105839329 gene encoding DNA-binding protein Ets97D, whose amino-acid sequence is MENHRKNSDKSFDTDDDSDYAMIRQIKMEPDTMFATSEDDIMAQLQQDSSDLEVEPSFALDGSLNGEYGNEGVLIQHMDIREPLSTLRSLLEDRLTIDLKNYSFWLQNAQVLESHKNLVDQCVQGEGLVQINVQIKPMQKRINIVDVLKPADDFFEVVENNSPVPPVQENKRNVIKWMIDPLYKKDQERLKIPNDPRDWSEAHVKHWLQWAVRQFNIVSLRLADWNITGAQLCNLTMEEFHAKVPLDPGDVFWTHFELLRKCRFVAVVQKDPPDSPNEDVTEKSIKARSQKVTKPRTVNQQSRVVNMPLENVDPLAIAGSSRAVNSGQIQLWQFLLELLTDREHRSKIQWVGTEGEFKLNQPEVVAKLWGARKNKPSMNYEKLSRALRYYYDGDMISKVHGKRFVYKFVCNLKELLGYSAAELSKLVDDGRRYL